From a single Nicotiana tomentosiformis chromosome 2, ASM39032v3, whole genome shotgun sequence genomic region:
- the LOC104118708 gene encoding bet1-like SNARE 1-1 isoform X2 produces the protein MNSRRERSSRAALFDGIEEGGIRASSSYDSREIDEHEKERAIDGLQDRVNMLKRLTGDIHEEVETHNRMLDRMGNDMDSSRGVLAGTVDKFKMVFETKSSRRMFTLVASFVVLFLVVYYLTR, from the exons ATGAATTCGCGAAG GGAACGTAGCAGTAGAGCTGCTCTATTTGATGGAATTGAGGAAGGTGGTATTAGGGCTTCTTCATCATATGATTCGCGCGAAATTGATGAACACGAGAAGGAGAGGGCAATAGATGGGTTGCAAGATAGAGTTAATATGCTCAAAAGA TTGACAGGTGATATACATGAGGAGGTGGAGACTCATAACCGGATGCTCGATAGAATG GGCAATGATATGGATTCTTCAAGGGGTGTTTTAGCTGGAACAGTGGATAAATTTAAGATG GTATTCGAGACAAAATCAAGCCGAAGGATGTTCACGCTCGTGGCCTCATTTGTGGTTCTGTTTTTGGTGGTATACTATCTCACTAGGTAA
- the LOC104118709 gene encoding myosin-9-like produces the protein MQSTPVNIIVGSHVWIEDQSVAWIDGQVSQINGQDVQVQTSDGRTVTANLSKIYPKDEDAPAGGVDDMTKLSYLHEPGVLQNLAARYQLNEIYTYTGSILIAINPFQRLPHLYDRHMMEQYKGAPLGELSPHVFAIADAAYRQMINEGKSNSILVSGESGAGKTETTKMLMQYLAYLGGRKGTEGRTVEQQVLESNPVLEAFGNAKTVRNNNSSRFGKFVEIQFDKSGRISGAAIRTYLLERSRVCQVSDPERNYHCFYLLCAAPQEEVEKYKLENPKSFHYLNQSNCYELVGVSDAQDYLATRRAMDIVGISEKEQEAIFRVVASVLHLGNINFSKGQEIDSSVLKDDKSNFHLQTVAELLACDLNDLEDALLKRVMVTPEEVIKRSLDPNAAAVSRDGLAKTIYSRLFDWLVNKINNSIGQDPNSKSLIGVLDIYGFESFKLNSFEQFCINFTNEKLQQHFNQHVFKMEQEEYTKEEIDWSYIEFVDNQDVLDLIEKKPGGIIALLDEACMFPKSTHETFSQKLYQTFKSHKRFVKPKLSRTDFTIAHYAGEVQYQSDQFLDKNKDYVVPEHQDLLSASKCSFVAGLFPPVAEEATKSSAKSSKFSSIGSRFKLQLTSLMETLNSTEPHYIRCVKPNNQLKPAIFENVNILQQLRCGGVLEAIRISCAGYPTRKTFFEFLNRFGLLAPEVLEGHADEKVACTKILEKMGLAGSQIGKTKVFLRAGQMAELDARRAQKLATAAKTIQRKIRTHIARKYFLALQKAAICLQSSCRGRLACKLYDNMKRQAASIRIQTKLRGHLARKSYTRLKINVIALQTGIRATAARKEFRYKRQTKAAIIIQAHWHGHRAFSYYKKLIIASIVTQCRWRGRVAKKELRKLKMAARETGALKEAKDKLEKQVEELTWRLQLEKRLRTDLEEAKGQEIAKLKNSLEEVQSKVDQTNVLLVKEREAAQKAIEEATSIVEEKPVLVEDTEKIDALNAEVENLKVLLQSEKQRADDSERKWAEAQESSEEKHKKLEETEKKVQQLQESVSRLEEKLTNLESENKVLRQQALTMAQNNKLLSGRSRSSIQRTESTRSSNIDLHSTSFSRESSEVEGRPQKSLNDKQQEYQDLLIRCIAQHLGFSKGRPVAACIIYKCLRQWRSFEVERTSIFDRVIQTIGQAIETQDNNDMLAYWLSNASTLLLLLQRTLKAGGAAGMTPQHRRSSSASLFGRMTQSFRGTPQGVNLSLIDGDSAGGADSLRQVEAKYPALLFKQQLTAYVEKIYGMIRDNLKKEISPLLGLCIQAPRISRAGLLKGTTARTLANAAAQEILIAHWQGIVKSLANFLNILKANHVPPFLVRKVFTQVFSFINVQLFNSLLLRRECCSFSNGEYVKTGLAELEHWCYKATDEYAGLAWEELKHIRQAIGFLVIHQKPKKTLDEISHDLCPVLSIQQLYRISTMYWDDKYGTHSLSPDVISNMRVLMTEDSNNAVSNSFLLDDDSSIPFSIDDLSKSMDQIDIADIEPPPLIRENSGFSFLLPRAD, from the exons ATGCAGAGCACTCCAGTAAATATCATTGTAGGTTCTCATGTATGGATTGAGGATCAATCAGTTGCTTGGATTGATGGACAAGTGTCACAGATTAATGGACAGGATGTTCAGGTCCAGACATCTGATGGGAGGACG GTTACAgcaaatttatcaaaaatatatCCCAAAGATGAAGATGCTCCTGCTGGCGGAGTCGATGACATGACCAAGTTATCATATTTGCATGAGCCTGGCGTCTTGCAGAATTTGGCTGCAAGATATCAACTCAATGAAATCTAT ACTTATACTGGAAGTATTCTCATCGCCATCAATCCATTCCAAAGGCTGCCCCATCTATACGATCGCCACATGATGGAACAATACAAGGGAGCCCCGCTTGGCGAACTAAGTCCTCATGTCTTTGCTATTGCTGATGCCGCTTACAG GCAAATGATCAATGAAGGTAAAAGCAATTCTATATTGGTCAGTGGTGAAAGTGGGGCTGGTAAGACTGAAACTACTAAAATGCTTATGCAATACCTTGCTTATTTGGGTGGCCGTAAAGGCACTGAAGGGCGAACTGTCGAGCAGCAAGTTCTAGAG TCAAATCCAGTACTTGAAGCATTTGGCAATGCCAAAACAGTTAGAAATAACAATTCAAG TCGTTTTGGTAAATTTGTGGAGATTCAGTTTGATAAAAGTGGAAGAATATCTGGTGCAGCGATTAGAACTTACCTCCTTGAAAGATCTCGTGTTTGCCAAGTTTCAGATCCTGAACGCAACTATCATTGTTTCTACCTTCTATGTGCAGCACCCCAGGAG GAGGTTGAAAAGTATAAGTTGGAGAATCCTAAATCATTTCACTATCTTAATCAATCGAATTGCTACGAACTAGTTGGTGTAAGTGATGCTCAAGATTATCTTGCAACAAGGAGGGCCATGGATATTGTTGGCATTAGTGAGAAAGAGCAG GAAGCAATTTTTAGAGTAGTGGCTTCTGTTCTTCATCTTGGTAATATTAACTTTTCAAAGGGCCAAGAAATTGACTCATCAGttttaaaagatgacaaatcTAATTTCCATCTTCAGACTGTTGCTGAGCTTCTGGC GTGTGATCTTAATGATTTGGAAGATGCGCTATTGAAACGTGTAATGGTCACACCTGAAGAAGTTATAAAGAGAAGTCTTGATCCTAATGCTGCAGCAGTTAGTAGAGATGGGCTTGCTAAAACGATATATTCTCGCTTATTTGACTG GTTGGTGAACAAAATAAATAACTCGATTGGTCAAGATCCGAACTCAAAATCTCTTATTGGTGTTCTTGACATTTATGGTTTTGAAAGTTTTAAACTTAATAG TTTTGAACAATTCTGCATTAATTTCACAAATGAGAAGCTGCAGCAACATTTTAACCAG CATGTGTTCAAGATGGAGCAGGAGGAATACACTAAAGAAGAGATTGATTGGAGCTACATAGAATTTGTGGACAATCAAGATGTTCTGGATCTTATTGAAAAG AAACCTGGAGGTATCATCGCTCTTCTTGATGAAGCCTG TATGTTCCCCAAGTCAACTCATGAAACATTCTCTCAGAAGCTTTATCAGACATTCAAGTCCCACAAACGATTTGTCAAACCAAAACTGTCTCGCACTGATTTTACCATTGCTCATTATGCTGGAGAG GTTCAATACCAGTCTGATCAATTTTTGGATAAGAACAAAGACTATGTTGTTCCGGAGCATCAAGATTTGTTAAGTGCTTCCAAATGCTCATTCGTAGCTGGCCTCTTCCCTCCTGTTGCTGAGGAGGCAACTAAATCATCAGCCAAATCGTCGAAGTTCTCATCCATCGGTTCTCGTTTTAAG TTACAACTTACATCATTGATGGAAACTCTGAATTCTACGGAACCTCATTACATCAGATGTGTGAAGCCCAACAATCAATTGAAACCTGCAATTTTTGAGAATGTTAACATTTTGCAGCAACTGCGTTGTGGT GGTGTTCTAGAAGCAATTAGAATTAGCTGTGCTGGTTACCCTACCCGTAAGACATTCTTTGAGTTTCTAAACCGATTTGGTCTTCTTGCTCCAGAGGTCTTGGAAGGACA TGCCGATGAAAAAGTTGCATGCACAAAGATTCTGGAAAAGATGGGGCTCGCTGGTTCTCAG ATCGGAAAAACGAAAGTTTTTCTCAGAGCTGGTCAGATGGCTGAGCTGGATGCACGCAGAGCACAGAAACTAGCCACTGCAGCTAAGACAATCCAAAGGAAAATTAGAACTCATATCGCTCGGAAATACTTTCTTGCTTTGCAGAAGGCTGCAATTTGCTTACAATCCTCATGCCGAG GAAGGCTTGCTTGCAAATTGTATGACAATATGAAAAGACAAGCTGCTTCTATCAGAATCCAGACAAAATTGCGCGGACACTTGGCCCGAAAGTCCTATACTAGACTCAAAATCAATGTCATTGCTCTTCAGACAGGAATTCGAGCGACAGCTGCACGAAAGGAATTCAGATATAAAAGACAAACCAAAGCAGCAATTATTATACAA GCACATTGGCATGGACACAGAGCCTTTTCATactacaagaaactcataattgCATCTATTGTAACACAATGCAGATGGAGGGGAAGGGTTGCAAAGAAAGAGCTTCGGAAACTAAAGATG GCTGCAAGAGAAACAGGTGCACTAAAAGAAGCAAAGGATAAGCTTGAAAAACAGGTTGAAGAACTTACATGGCGTCTGCAGTTGGAGAAACGTCTAAGG ACGGACTTGGAAGAAGCAAAGGGCCAGGAAATAGCAAAGCTGAAGAATTCCTTGGAAGAAGTGCAAAGCAAAGTGGATCAAACCAATGTGCTGCTCGTCAAGGAACGTGAAGCTGCTCAGAAAGCAATTGAAGAAGCCACCTCAATCGTTGAAGAGAAGCCGGTTCTTGTCGAGGATACAGAAAAGATTGATGCTTTAAATGCAGAAGTGGAAAATTTAAAG GTATTATTGCAATCGGAAAAGCAACGTGCTGATGATTCTGAGAGGAAATGGGCTGAAGCTCAAGAATCAAGTGAAGAAAAGCACAAGAAGTTGGAAGAAACTGAAAAAAAAGTACAACAACTTCAGGAATCAGTGAGCAG GCTTGAAGAAAAGCTCACCAACTTAGAGTCGGAAAATAAAGTACTTCGCCAGCAGGCTCTGACAATGGCACAGAATAATAAATTGCTGTCTGGACGATCAAGATCGAGTATTCAG AGGACCGAGAGCACAAGAAGTAGTAACATA GATCTGCATAGCACTTCATTTTCAAGGGAAAGTTCCGAGGTTGAGGGAAGACCACAGAAATCACTTAATGATAAACAACAGGAGTATCAGGACTTGCTCATCCGGTGTATTGCACAGCACCTTGGCTTCTCTAAGGGCAGACCTGTTGCGGCCTGCATTATTTACAAGTGCCTTAGGCAGTGGCGATCGTTCGAAGTTGAGCGAACCAGTATCTTTGACAGGGTAATACAAACCATTGGCCAAGCTATTGAG ACTCAGGACAACAATGATATGTTAGCCTATTGGCTATCCAATGCATCTACTTTGTTGCTTCTGCTGCAACGTACGTTGAAAGCTGGTGGTGCTGCTGGGATGACCCCACAGCACAGGCGATCGTCATCAGCCTCTCTATTCGGGAGAATGACACAG AGCTTTCGTGGAACCCCTCAAGGTGTCAATCTTTCTCTCATTGATGGTGATTCGGCTGGTGGAGCAGATAGCTTGCGTCAAGTTGAAGCCAAATATCCTGCTTTATTGTTTAAACAGCAGCTAACAGCATATGTGGAAAAGATTTATGGAATGATCCGTGATAATCTTAAGAAAGAGATTTCTCCACTGCTGGGGTTGTGCATTCAG GCACCAAGAATATCCAGAGCAGGTTTACTTAAAGGGACAACAGCACGTACACTAGCAAATGCTGCTGCTCAGGAAATTTTGATCGCTCACTGGCAAGGAATTGTCAAGAGCCTTGCTAACTTTTTGAACATATTGAAAGCCAATCAT GTGCCTCCATTTCTTGTACGCAAAGTATTTACTCAAGTCTTTTCTTTCATCAATGTCCAATTATTTAACAG CCTTTTGCTGAGAAGAGAATGCTGTTCATTTAGCAACGGTGAGTATGTAAAAACTGGCTTGGCAGAACTGGAACACTGGTGCTACAAAGCAACTGATGAG TATGCAGGACTAGCTTGGGAGGAGCTCAAACATATAAGACAGGCAATTGGATTTTTG GTCATACACCAGAAGCCAAAGAAGACATTGGATGAAATAAGTCACGATCTATGTCCT GTGCTTAGCATTCAACAACTTTACAGAATCAGCACAATGTATTGGGATGACAAATATGGCACACATAGCCTTTCGCCAGAT GTTATTTCCAATATGCGTGTATTAATGACTGAAGACTCTAACAATGCAGTCAGCAATTCTTTTTTGCTTGATGATGATTCGAG CATACCGTTCTCAATTGATGACCTCTCTAAATCAATGGATCAGATTGATATTGCAGACATCGAACCACCCCCACTTATTCGAGAAAATTCAGGCTTCAGTTTCTTATTGCCACGTGCAGACTAA
- the LOC104118706 gene encoding CDT1-like protein a, chloroplastic, with amino-acid sequence MESSEASSILGTFKSKKKLQIGSDSVVSGAPSLDPWSSKTPEKPIIPPRRTRNRSAALSLKEVREAAQKLRKRDPTHPITQADASLSSGKSPAVKAKKAVDPVKLPEKYELLEEFFRSLNSSIRLLRLKGSSTTFTNISTKVECLTDRRFTYNHLAQLKFLLPEAIEIKKILVHDERTYCMKPDLHITLNANAVKVDEKLKSTSDTVQLEKVFRARLLDFFKSHPEGDDIPEESLPGAFGESKQELLTNSSTPPAVAQLMGETPIASMQKQAAAASHLSQSLRKSFSHRASIAKAEDTEQLQTVPRSSLRPVSEPQIAKYSAESHTSTSADKTPSKLLSTQTSRAKFSARGVLSSGTLPPSPLATTPLKNMKGGDGSSLLSAEETPAKHSSTPAKLMTSTPVLQPTKRCYMSPDGELTESPQKLVRRPPRIRSLTFDTPVKSSKVTEVIDSRESSTDDEIFDILPENLLQSIREKQLNALEEQDPAISQAKWHKKMISSLPKFFDMIYFLFQSIKRSVITKEEIMHKVLSSHLEIADRREVEEQLRLLQEIAPEWIHEKLAISGDLLLCVSKVSNAESIRTRIAEAK; translated from the exons ATGGAGTCTAGTGAAGCTTCTTCGATCTTGGGTACATTCAAGTCAAAGAAGAAACTTCAAATCGGATCCGACTCGGTTGTCTCCGGGGCTCCATCTCTTGATCCATGGAGCTCGAAAACCCCTGAGAAGCCCATCATTCCTCCTCGCCGGACTCGGAATCGGAGTGCCGCGCTTTCTTTAAAAGAAGTCCGAGAGGCCGCCCAGAAGCTCCGGAAACGCGACCCGACCCACCCGATTACACAGGCTGATGCCTCATTGAGCTCGGGGAAGTCCCCGGCAGTTAAAGCAAAGAAGGCTGTAGACCCAGTAAAGCTACCAGAAAA GTATGAGTTGTTGGAAGAATTCTTCAGAAGCTTGAATAGTTCGATTCGGTTGCTGCGATTGAAGGGTTCTTCAACGACATTTACAAATATTAGTACCAAAGTGGAGTGTCTAACAGATAG GAGGTTTACTTACAATCACTTAGCACAGCTGAAGTTTCTTTTACCTGAGGCTATTGAGATCAAGAAGATCCTTGTGCATGACGAACGCACATACTGTATGAAGCCTGATCTTCATATTACATTAAATGCTAATGCAGTTAAAGTTGATGAAAAGCTGAAATCCACTAGTGACACTGTACAACTGGAGAAAGTCTTCCGCGCTCGGCTTTTGGATTTCTTTAAATCCCATCCTGAG GGAGATGACATTCCTGAGGAATCATTACCGGGAGCATTCGGTGAGTCAAAACAAGAGCTCTTAACAAACTCATCAACACCACCTGCAGTCGCACAGTTAATGGGAGAGACACCGATTGCTTCAATGCAGAAGCAGGCAGCAGCTGCATCGCACCTGTCTCAATCTCTCAGGAAATCGTTTTCTCATCGAGCATCTATTGCTAAAGCAGAAGATACCGAGCAACTTCAAACAGTTCCTCGTTCTTCACTTCGTCCAGTCTCAGAACCCCAGATTGCCAAATATTCCGCTGAGAGCCACACCTCTACATCTGCTGATAAAACTCCTTCCAAATTGCTTTCGACACAAACTAGCAGAGCAAAATTCTCGGCACGAGGGGTTCTTTCTTCCGGTACTTTACCACCATCTCCTTTAGCCACAACTCCATTAAAAAACATGAAGGGTGGAGATGGTTCGTCTTTATTAAGTGCTGAAGAAACTCCAGCAAAACATTCATCTACACCAGCAAAATTGATGACTTCTACACCTGTGCTCCAACCTACCAAGAGATGTTATATGAGTCCGGATGGAGAGTTAACTGAATCACCACAAAAGCTAGTTAGGCGCCCTCCTCGTATTAGGTCATTGACCTTTGATACTCCTGTGAAGAGTTCAAAAGTAACTGAAGTCATCGATAGTAGAGAATCGTCAACAGATGATGAAATCTTTGACATTCTTCCTGAGAATCTTCTGCAATCG ATCAGAGAAAAGCAGCTAAATGCATTAGAGGAGCAAGATCCAGCTATATCCCAAGCGAAATGGCACAAGAAAATGATTTCGAGCTTACCGAAGTTCTTCGACATGATTTACTTCCTGTTTCAATCAATTAAACGTTCTGTGATTACTAAAGAGGAGATTATGCACAAAGTACTTTCAAGCCATTTAGAGATTGCTGATAGAA GAGAAGTTGAAGAGCAACTCCGGTTATTGCAAGAAATTGCTCCTGAATGGATCCATGAAAAGCTGGCAATTAGTGGGGATCTTCTCTTATG CGTTAGCAAGGTATCAAATGCCGAATCAATACGCACAAGAATAGCTGAAGCAAAGTGA
- the LOC104118708 gene encoding bet1-like SNARE 1-1 isoform X3 produces the protein MLSRNSLIILEFRERSSRAALFDGIEEGGIRASSSYDSREIDEHEKERAIDGLQDRVNMLKRGNDMDSSRGVLAGTVDKFKMVFETKSSRRMFTLVASFVVLFLVVYYLTR, from the exons ATG CTTTCTCGGAATTCATTGATAATCCTTGAATTCAGGGAACGTAGCAGTAGAGCTGCTCTATTTGATGGAATTGAGGAAGGTGGTATTAGGGCTTCTTCATCATATGATTCGCGCGAAATTGATGAACACGAGAAGGAGAGGGCAATAGATGGGTTGCAAGATAGAGTTAATATGCTCAAAAGA GGCAATGATATGGATTCTTCAAGGGGTGTTTTAGCTGGAACAGTGGATAAATTTAAGATG GTATTCGAGACAAAATCAAGCCGAAGGATGTTCACGCTCGTGGCCTCATTTGTGGTTCTGTTTTTGGTGGTATACTATCTCACTAGGTAA
- the LOC104118707 gene encoding CDT1-like protein a, chloroplastic, which translates to MESADSSSLLGTFKSKKKLQMGSDPVVSGAPSLDPWSSKTPEKHIIPPRRTRNRSAALSLKEVREAAQKLRKLDPTHPITQADASLSSGKSPAVKAKKVVDPVKLPEKYELLEEFFRSLNSSIRLLRLKGSLTTFTNISTKVECLTDRRFTYTHLAQLKFLLPEAIEIKKILVHDEHTYCMKPDLHITLNANAVEFDEKLKSTIGTVQLEKIFCARLLDFFKSHPEGDDIPEEALPGAFGESKQDLLTNSSTRPAVSQLMGETLIASMQKQAAAASHLSQSFRKSFSHRASIAKAEDTEQLQTVPRSSLRPVSEPQIAKNSAESHTSTSADKTPSKLLSTQTSRAKFSARGVLSGTLPPSPLPTTPLKNMKGGDGSSLLSADETPAKHTSTPAKLMTSTPVLQPTKRCYMSPDGELTESPQKLVRRPPRIRSLTFDTPVKSSKVTEVIASRESSTDDEIFDILPENLLQSIREKEQKQLEEKDPAISQAKWRKKVISSLPKFFDMIYFLFQSIKRSVITKEELMHKVLSSHLEITDRREVEEQLRLLLKIAPEWIHEKVASSGDLLLCVSEESNAKSIRTRIAEAK; encoded by the exons ATGGAGTCTGCTGATTCTTCATCACTCTTGGGTACATTCAAGTCAAAGAAGAAACTGCAAATGGGATCCGACCCGGTTGTCTCCGGGGCTCCATCTCTTGATCCATGGAGCTCGAAAACCCCTGAGAAGCACATCATTCCTCCTCGCCGGACTCGGAATCGGAGTGCCGCGCTTTCTTTAAAAGAAGTCCGAGAAGCCGCCCAGAAGCTCCGGAAACTCGACCCGACCCACCCGATTACACAGGCTGATGCCTCATTGAGCTCCGGGAAGTCCCCGGCAGTTAAAGCAAAGAAGGTTGTAGACCCAGTAAAGCTACCAGAAAA GTATGAGTTGTTGGAAGAATTCTTCAGAAGCTTGAATAGTTCGATTCGGTTGCTGCGATTGAAGGGTTCTTTGACGACATTTACAAATATTAGTACCAAAGTGGAGTGTCTAACAGATAG GAGGTTTACTTACACTCACTTAGCACAGCTGAAGTTTCTTTTACCCGAGGCTATTGAGATCAAGAAGATTCTTGTGCATGACGAACACACATACTGCATGAAGCCTGATCTTCATATTACATTAAATGCTAATGCAGTTGAATTTGATGAAAAGCTGAAATCCACTATTGGCACTGTACAACTGGAGAAAATCTTCTGTGCTCGGCTTTTGGATTTCTTTAAATCCCACCCTGAG GGAGATGACATTCCTGAGGAAGCATTACCCGGAGCATTCGGTGAGTCAAAGCAAGATCTCTTAACAAACTCATCAACACGACCTGCAGTCTCACAGTTAATGGGGGAGACACTGATTGCTTCAATGCAGAAGCAGGCAGCAGCTGCATCTCACCTGTCTCAATCTTTCAGGAAATCGTTTTCTCATCGAGCATCTATTGCTAAAGCAGAAGATACCGAGCAACTTCAAACAGTTCCTCGTTCTTCACTTCGTCCAGTCTCAGAACCCCAGATTGCCAAAAATTCCGCTGAGAGCCACACCTCTACATCTGCCGATAAAACTCCTTCCAAATTGCTTTCGACACAAACTAGCAGAGCAAAATTCTCGGCACGAGGGGTTCTTTCTGGTACTTTACCACCATCTCCTTTACCCACAACTCCATTAAAAAACATGAAGGGTGGAGATGGTTCGTCTTTATTAAGTGCTGACGAAACTCCAGCAAAACATACATCTACACCAGCAAAATTGATGACTTCTACACCTGTGCTCCAACCTACCAAGAGATGTTATATGAGTCCGGATGGAGAATTAACTGAATCACCACAAAAGCTAGTTAGGCGCCCTCCTCGTATTAGGTCATTGACCTTTGATACTCCTGTGAAGAGTTCAAAAGTTACTGAAGTCATCGCTAGTAGAGAATCGTCAACAGATGATGAAATCTTTGACATTCTTCCTGAGAATCTTCTGCAATCG ATCAGAGAAAAGGAGCAAAAGCAATTAGAGGAGAAAGATCCAGCTATATCCCAAGCGAAATGGCGCAAGAAAGTGATTTCGAGCTTACCTAAGTTCTTCGACATGATTTACTTCCTATTTCAATCAATTAAACGTTCTGTGATTACTAAAGAGGAGCTTATGCACAAAGTACTTTCAAGCCATCTAGAGATTACTGATAGAA gagAAGTTGAAGAGCAACTCCGGTTATTGCTAAAAATAGCTCCTGAATGGATCCATGAAAAGGTGGCATCTAGTGGGGATCTTCTCTTGTG TGTTAGCGAGGAATCAAATGCTAAATCAATACGCACAAGAATAGCTGAAGCAAAGTGA
- the LOC104118708 gene encoding bet1-like SNARE 1-1 isoform X1, which produces MLSRNSLIILEFRERSSRAALFDGIEEGGIRASSSYDSREIDEHEKERAIDGLQDRVNMLKRLTGDIHEEVETHNRMLDRMGNDMDSSRGVLAGTVDKFKMVFETKSSRRMFTLVASFVVLFLVVYYLTR; this is translated from the exons ATG CTTTCTCGGAATTCATTGATAATCCTTGAATTCAGGGAACGTAGCAGTAGAGCTGCTCTATTTGATGGAATTGAGGAAGGTGGTATTAGGGCTTCTTCATCATATGATTCGCGCGAAATTGATGAACACGAGAAGGAGAGGGCAATAGATGGGTTGCAAGATAGAGTTAATATGCTCAAAAGA TTGACAGGTGATATACATGAGGAGGTGGAGACTCATAACCGGATGCTCGATAGAATG GGCAATGATATGGATTCTTCAAGGGGTGTTTTAGCTGGAACAGTGGATAAATTTAAGATG GTATTCGAGACAAAATCAAGCCGAAGGATGTTCACGCTCGTGGCCTCATTTGTGGTTCTGTTTTTGGTGGTATACTATCTCACTAGGTAA